Proteins from a single region of Malaclemys terrapin pileata isolate rMalTer1 chromosome 25, rMalTer1.hap1, whole genome shotgun sequence:
- the GRB7 gene encoding growth factor receptor-bound protein 7 isoform X5 → MLVQKTHALHDDSWSLVERHQHLALERCLEDHESVVEVQATWPIGGDSRFVFRKNFAKYELFKSSPQSLFPEVMVSSCLDANKGMSHSELIQNFLNSGSCPEIQGFLHLKEVGRKVWKRFYFSLRRSGLYYSTKGTSKDPRHLQYFADLNESNVYFITQGKKHYGTPTEFSFCIKPYKVRSGMKGLKLFCSEDEQSRTCWMAAFRLFKYGVQLYRNYQQSQARRSHQSWISTTPLRSMSDNTLVAMDFSGCTGRVIENPNEALTVALEEAQSWRKKTSHRYSLPTPCQGSPLSTAIHRTQPWFHGRISREDTQRLIIQQGLVDGVFLVRESQRNPKGYVLSLCHLQKVKHYLILPSEEEGQLYFTMDDGQTRFADLIQLVEFHQINRGILPCKLRHYCTCVAL, encoded by the exons ATGCTGGTGCAAAAGACTCACGCCCTCCACGACGACAGCTGGTCCTTGGTGGAGCGCCATCAGCACTTGGCTCTAG AGCGGTGCCTGGAAGACCATGAGTCGGTGGTGGAGGTCCAGGCCACCTGGCCCATTGGGGGAGACAGCAGATTTGTCTTCCGGAAGAACTTTGCCAAGTACGAGCTGTTTAAAAGCTCACCG CAGTCCCTGTTCCCCGAGGTGATGGTCTCCAGCTGCTTGGATGCCAACAAGGGCATGTCCCACTCGGAGCTCATCCAG AACTTCCTCAATTCCGGCAGCTGCCCAGAGATCCAGGGCTTCTTGCACCTGAAGGAGGTGGGGCGCAAGGTCTGGAAGAGGTTTTACTTCTCCCTCCGCCGCTCAGGGCTTTACTACTCCACAAAGGGCACATCTAAG gaccCACGGCACCTACAGTATTTTGCTGACCTCAACGAGTCCAATGTCTACTTCATCACACAAGGGAAAAAGCACTACGGCACGCCCACCGAGTTCAGCTTCTGCATCAAG ccctACAAGGTACGCAGCGGCATGAAGGGCCTCAAGCTATTCTGCAGCGAGGACGAGCAGAGCCGCACCTGCTGGATGGCCGCCTTCCGCCTCTTTAAG TATGGCGTGCAGCTCTACAGGAACTACCAGCAGTCCCAGGCCAGACGCAGCCACCAGTCTTGGATCAGCACCACGCCCCTG AGGAGCATGTCTGACAACACCTTGGTGGCCATGGATTTCTCGGGGTGCACAGGCCGGGTGATTGAGAACCCCAACGAGGCGCTGACGGTGGCTCTGGAAGAGGCTCAGTCGTGGAGG AAGAAGACAAGTCACCGCTACAGCCTGCCAACTCCCTGCCAGGGCTCCCCGCTCAGCACAG CCATCCATCGAACACAGCCGTGGTTTCACGGGCGGATCTCAAGGGAAGACACACAGCGATTGATAATCCAGCAGGGATTAGTGGATGG gGTGTTTTTGGTGCGGGAAAGCCAGCGGAACCCCAAGGGGTACGTCCTGTCCTTGTGCCACCTACAGAAAGTCAAGCACTATCTCATCCTGCCA AGCGAGGAAGAGGGGCAGCTTTACTTTACCATGGACGATGGCCAGACGCGCTTTGCGGATCTCATCCAGCTGGTGGAGTTTCACCAAATCAACCGGGGCATTCTGCCCTGCAAGCTCAGACATTACTGCACCTGCGTCGCCTTGTGA
- the LOC128829255 gene encoding retinol dehydrogenase 8-like, whose translation MAPKTVLITGCSSGIGLALAVKMARDKQKRFKVIATMRNLGKRGCLEAAAGVTLNKTLEIRQLDVCDERSIISCINSIPNRHVDILINNAGVGMIGPIECQTIEEMKGVMETNFFGVVRMIKEVLPDMKRRRSGHIVVISSVMGLQGIMFNDIYTASKFAVEGFCESLVIQALKFNIFVSLIEPGPVVTEFETKVYEEAENADYSTTDPETADMFTNLYLKNSKAIFSSLGQTPNDIAEHTLRVISAAKPPFRHQTNPVYTPMTALKHADPTGALMTDTFYKMVFKYDTLMHISLKAIKVIRWQARKMRQGVKMLGFR comes from the exons ATGGCTCCCAAGACGGTGCTGATAACGGGCTGCTCCTCCGGCATTGGCTTGGCCTTGGCTGTGAAAATGGCCCGGGACAAACAGAAGCGGTTCAAAG TCATTGCCACCATGAGGAACCTGGGCAAGAGAGGGTGCCTGGAAGCGGCCGCCGGCGTCACCCTCAACAAGACCCTGGAGATCAGGCAGTTGGACGTGTGCGACGAGCGATCCATCATCAGCTGTATCAACAGCATCCCCAACCGGCACGTCGACATACTGA TTAACAACGCCGGGGTGGGGATGATTGGACCCATCGAATGCCAGACCATCGAGGAGATGAAGGGTGTGATGGAGACCAACTTCTTTGGTGTGGTGAGGATGATCAAAGAGGTGCTGCCCGATATGAAGAGGAGGCGTAGCGGGCACATTGTGGTGATCAGCAGTGTCATGGGCCTGCAAG GCATTATGTTCAATGACATCTACACAGCCTCCAAGTTTGCCGTGGAAGGATTCTGCGAAAGCCTCGTCATACAGGCGCTGAAGTTCAACATCTT CGTCAGCCTGATAGAGCCTGGCCCCGTGGTGACCGAGTTTGAGACGAAGGTCTATGAAGAGGCAGAGAATGCAGATTACTCCACGACAGACCCTGAGACGGCAGACATGTTCACTAACCTCTACCTGAAGAACTCCAAGGCGATTTTCTCCAGCCTTGGGCAGACTCCCAATGACATAGCAGAG CACACGCTGAGGGTGATCAGCGCCGCCAAGCCGCCCTTCCGCCACCAGACCAACCCCGTCTACACGCCCATGACGGCCCTGAAACACGCCGACCCCACTGGAGCCCTGATGACCGACACCTTCTACAAGATGGTCTTCAAGTATGACACGCTCATGCACATCAGCCTGAAGGCCATCAAGGTGATCCGATGGCAGGCCCGGAAGATGAGGCAGGGGGTGAAGATGCTTGGCTTCAGATAG